In Callospermophilus lateralis isolate mCalLat2 chromosome 10, mCalLat2.hap1, whole genome shotgun sequence, a single genomic region encodes these proteins:
- the LOC143407804 gene encoding sperm motility kinase 2B-like: MFSPSSESSESSVAALQVPGSCSVAAFMEHYEFMKVIGRGGYGQVSLALHRLSGAQVAVKALALEVQNIPAFNEPQIMMSLEHPNVVQLFHVIGTESTVYMVMEHVGGGQLLEHIRRGMQVEEVRRVFRQIVCAVGYLHDQGIVHRDLKPENIMLDTRGTVKLIDFGAATWFRAGEKLRRIWGTLPYLAPEGVLRHEYEGPPVDVWSLGVILYFMLTRSLPFDSTSYEDLLTRITHARYHVPDSVPVRARRLIHSILTVQPPKRPTVKQISRHPWLKQGGERVPQQRSEALPKHPDPQIMALLVDNGLDPYQTWVSLAKRKFDARMANYLILQHQKSQGVECMYPGKPVPRRVRLSSCPAGLSRGPVLPRRSTSEPVLQALPLPHKHQLPEEAKQPGQVGIRRASLPALPLDLQPAEAPPPDEASQSHSVSYLPNRWKRLLRLVETVRSSSAQDVAPEEPREPRKSWTRRIVNCVQRLCCCMPRARNRVFPRVRRRSEPEPDQ, encoded by the coding sequence ATGTTTAGCCCGAGTAGTGAGAGTAGTGAGAGTAGTGTAGCAGCACTGCAGGTGCCAGGTTCCTGCAGTGTGGCAGCCTTCATGGAGCACTATGAGTTCATGAAGGTCATCGGGCGTGGTGGGTATGGCCAGGTGAGCCTAGCCCTCCATCGCCTCTCAGGGGCACAGGTGGCAGTGAAAGCCCTGGCACTGGAAGTGCAGAACATTCCCGCCTTCAACGAACCCCAGATAATGATGAGTCTGGAGCACCCCAACGTGGTCCAGCTGTTTCACGTGATTGGCACCGAGAGCACCGTCTACATGGTGATGGAGCACGTAGGTGGGGGACAACTGCTTGAGCACATCAGACGTGGCATGCAGGTGGAGGAGGTCCGGAGGGTTTTCAGGCAGATCGTGTGTGCCGTGGGCTACCTCCATGACCAGGGCATCGTGCACCGAGACCTGAAGCCAGAGAACATCATGCTGGATACCAGAGGCACCGTCAAGCTGATCGACTTTGGTGCCGCCACGTGGTTCAGGGCTGGGGAGAAGCTGAGGCGGATCTGGGGCACACTCCCATACCTTGCCCCTGAAGGTGTCTTGCGGCACGAGTATGAGGGACCCCCGGTGGACGTCTGGAGCCTGGGGGTCATCTTGTATTTTATGTTGACACGGAGCCTCCCATTTGACTCCACGTCCTATGAGGACCTGCTGACGCGGATCACTCACGCAAGGTACCATGTCCCTGACTCAGTGCCTGTCAGAGCCCGAAGGCTCATCCACAGCATACTGACTGTGCAGCCCCCGAAGCGGCCCACAGTCAAGCAAATCTCTCGGCACCCATGGCTGAAGCAGGGTGGGGAGCGTGTACCCCAACAGCGTAGTGAGGCTCTTCCCAAACACCCAGACCCCCAAATAATGGCGCTCCTGGTTGACAATGGTCTCGATCCATACCAAACCTGGGTGTCTCTGGCCAAGAGAAAGTTTGATGCAAGGATGGCCAACTACTTGATTCTGCAGCACCAGAAAAGCCAGGGGGTAGAGTGCATGTACCCAGGGAAGCCTGTGCCTCGCAGGGTTAGGCTTTCCTCTTGTCCTGCGGGCCTTTCCCGTGGCCCTGTGCTCCCAAGGAGGAGCACGAGTGAGCCTGTCCTTCAAGCCTTGCCCTTGCCCCATAAGCACCAGCTGCCTGAGGAAGCCAAACAGCCAGGGCAGGTGGGCATCAGAAGGGCCAGCCTGCCTGCTCTTCCTCTGGACTTGCAGCCTGCTGAGGCCCCGCCTCCTGACGAAGCCTCCCAGTCTCACTCGGTGTCCTACTTGCCCAACCGCTGGAAGCGCCTGCTCAGGTTAGTAGAGACCGTCCGCAGCAGTTCGGCCCAAGATGTAGCCCCAGAGGAACCCCGAGAACCCAGGAAGAGCTGGACTAGGAGGATCGTTAACTGTGTCCAAAGACTGTGCTGTTGCATGCCACGTGCCCGCAATAGAGTGTTTCCAAGGGTTCGCAGGAGAAGTGAGCCAGAGCCGGATCAGTAG